In Sphingomonas sp. SUN019, the genomic window TCAGCACCGCAACCATGCACGTGCTGATGAACATCGTGCCCGTCACCGCGATACCGTAGGCGGCCGCGAGATTGGACGATTCGCCGAAGCCGAAGATCAGCAGCAGCACCATCGCCAGCAACGCCCAGTTGACCGACGGAATGTAGATCTGTCCGGCCTCGGACGCGCTGGTATGTTCGATCCGCAGCCGTGGCATCAGCCCAAGCTGAACGCCCTGCTGCACGACCGAATACGCCCCCGTGATGACCGCCTGACTGGCAATAACCGTCGCCATCGTGGCCAGGATCACCAGCGGCAACCGCAGGCTTTCGTCCGCCATCAGGAAGAACGGGTTTCGCGCCGCGCCGGGATCACCCAGCAGCAATGCGCCCTGACCCAGATAATTCAGCATCAGCGCCGGAAACACGAACCACAGCCACGCATAGGCGATCGGCTTGCGCCCGAAATGCCCCATGTCGGCATACAGCGCCTCCGCGCCCGTCACCGCCAGCACGACCGAGCCGAGCGCCAGGAACGCCAGCATTCCGTCGTTTGCAGCAAACCGAACGGCCCAGCGCGGATCGAGCGCCAACAGGATATCCGGGCGGTCGAGGATATGCATGACGCCCAGCACCGACAGGACGATGAAATACAGCGCCATGATCGGACCGAACAATTTGCCGACACGCGCGGTGCCGACCGATTGCAGCCAGAACAGCCCGATAATGATCGCCACCGCGATGGGAATGACGAACGAATCGAATCCGTCCTGAACGGTCGCCAACCCCTCGACCGCGGACAGCACGGAAATCGCGGGCGTGATCATGCAGTCGCCAAAGAACAGCGCGGCGGCGAGCACGCCGAGAATGACCAGACTCGGCCCCCACCGTTTTCCCGCACCGCTACGGCGTTGGATCAGCGCCAGCAGCGCCAGACTGCCGCCCTCGCCATTATTGTCGGCGCGCATGATGACCATGACGTATTTGACGGTGACGATCAGCACCAGCGACCAGAAGATCAGGCTGACGACACCGAAGATATGGGGTTGATCGACCGCCAGCGGATGGTGCCCGACGAACACCTCCTTCATCGCATAAAGCGGGCTGGTGCCGATATCGCCGTACACCACGCCGACCGCGCCGAGCGCCAATTTGGCCAGGCCGTCACGCGCATGGCTGTGGCCGTGCGGTATCTCTACCGAGGGCTCGGCTCTGGGTTCGGCTGCAGGCTGGGCGCCGCTTGCCGCGTCGGTGTTCACGAGATCGCTGAAACCGTAGGCATGACGGGAAGACCCATATTGGTGCTCATGGCGGCGCGGGCACTAGCACGCACCTTGGGGAGCGGCAACCGATGCCCGTCAGGAACATTAAATGAACATATATGTTGGAACAATGAAAGGAATTTCTGTATGACCGACAGCAATCCGAAAGCCGAACCGTTTTCTAACGCCGAGAAAGATCCCGATGACTGGACGACAGGCGACGAAAAGATGACCGGGGCGCAGGCGAGTTATCTGAAGACATTGAGCGAAGAGGCGGATGAACCTTTCGACGAGACGCTGACCAAGGCCGACGCCTCGAAACGGATCGATGCGCTGCAGGAAAAGACGGGCCGCGGAAAATAGCGTCAGCGTGTCGGCGGTGCGCCTGCGGTCATCGCAACGAACTGATCGAGCACGGCCAGCCTGACCGCTATTTCCTGTCGATAAGGTGCTTTTGGCGGGGACAATGCAATCGCGCGCAGCCACAGACGCTTTCCACGCGGGAAATCGCCGCTGCGAATATAGGCGAGGCCGGCGTAAAACGGCGGTGCCGGATGTTCGGGCGCGAGACGCGTCGCCTGCTGGAACGCGAACAGCGCGCTGGGCGACATCTGATTGTCGTCGTTTGCGGCGAGCGTGGTCCCGAGCATGGTCCACAACACGAAACTTCGCGGCATCTTGTGCAATCCGCCCAAGATCGCCTGCGCCGCCGCCTTCGGTTCGCCCGCTCGCGTCATCGCCTCAGACGCGACGATGTACGACGCGTCCGCAGACAGTCGCCCGAGCAGCATCTCACGCAGCACGACCATCTCGGGATCGACCGCGCCCGGATCGCCAACAGGCTTGGCGGGGGTCGCGGCCAGCGCTGGGCGACCCTGCCACGCATAGCCTGCCGCACCGAGAAACAATGCCGCGCCCGCCAGCATCCACAGCCCGCGCGGCAGCTTCAGCAGCACCAGCGCAGCGAACGCCAGCAGTGCGATCGCACCGAGCGCAACGAAGCCCATCATGGCTGAAGCGTCCGCGTCTCGTGCATTTTTCCGGCCAGTTCGGGCGGCATATATTTCTCGTCGTGCTTGGCCAGCAGATTGGTCGCGACGAACGACCGGTCGGCGCGGAAATGCCCCTCCGCGACAACGCCCGACCTTTCCTTAAACAGATCGGGGGCGATACCGGAGAAGGTGACGGGCGTCGTCGCCTTGCC contains:
- a CDS encoding potassium transporter Kup; amino-acid sequence: MPHGHSHARDGLAKLALGAVGVVYGDIGTSPLYAMKEVFVGHHPLAVDQPHIFGVVSLIFWSLVLIVTVKYVMVIMRADNNGEGGSLALLALIQRRSGAGKRWGPSLVILGVLAAALFFGDCMITPAISVLSAVEGLATVQDGFDSFVIPIAVAIIIGLFWLQSVGTARVGKLFGPIMALYFIVLSVLGVMHILDRPDILLALDPRWAVRFAANDGMLAFLALGSVVLAVTGAEALYADMGHFGRKPIAYAWLWFVFPALMLNYLGQGALLLGDPGAARNPFFLMADESLRLPLVILATMATVIASQAVITGAYSVVQQGVQLGLMPRLRIEHTSASEAGQIYIPSVNWALLAMVLLLIFGFGESSNLAAAYGIAVTGTMFISTCMVAVLIHRVWHWPVWGTVAFTAIFLIIDGLYFASNMTKIPDGGWFPLLVALVVFVLLTTWATGRKLMIERMREGAMPIKVFINSAAGSATRVPGTAVFMTSSPEGVPHALLHNLKHNRVLHERVILLTVKVTNMPYWPVDDRFQHEDLAQGFHRVVLRYGFMEAPDVPAALKVFHECGAEFRMMDTSFFLSRQTLLASERPGMALWREKLFAWMLRNAESAMEFFKLPTNRVVELGSQIEI
- a CDS encoding DUF3072 domain-containing protein; the protein is MTDSNPKAEPFSNAEKDPDDWTTGDEKMTGAQASYLKTLSEEADEPFDETLTKADASKRIDALQEKTGRGK